Below is a genomic region from Miscanthus floridulus cultivar M001 chromosome 1, ASM1932011v1, whole genome shotgun sequence.
CGTTTTCGTCACATCAGGTGCGCCAAGGCCGTGGTGTACGTGCGCCGTGTACGCGCGTGTGCACGGATGGCGTGAAAACATGTCGAgacacacacgcacgcacacaaGCATAAAACAAGAGTTTGTCAAGCCCCAAATTCTATGTTCTTGTAAGTCCTAGTAGCAGATGCAAATTACAAGCATTTTTTTGAGATAATAAGATGAACAAAATGATCAACGGGCACTGGCAATTGCAGTTTGTGCCGGTCGCGTCGCACACGGGCACGCCCACAACTCCGCCCACTACTGGTGGCCCGGGCAGAAGGTGACGAGGTACTGCGCGCCGGTGCCGCAGGTGAAGGTGCTGGTGAGGTCGTCGTACGCGTAGCTGTAGGCCGCGGGGCACGCCGCCTTGAACAGCCTCGAGTACTTGGTCGGCCCGCAGGTGCTCGGCCCGCCGTGCGCGCCCGTGCAGCAGTACTCGGCCGTCCCGAACGCCTCGCACGCGCTCCGGCACGCCACCGTCGGCGCCCCCTCCCCTTTCCCTCCCCCTCCCGCCGCGGCCTTATTCGTCCCGGACATCTGCAGCTCGGGCGGGCACAGCGCGTTCACGTCCCCGACGCAGCCGGCGTACCCGCACGTCGCGTGGTTCACCCTGGCGCCCGTCGCCgccacgccgacgccgacgttgtACCCGTCCACCAGGCTCACGTCGTAGAAGTCCTTGCCGTCGGCGCCGCCCAGGGTGAACTCCGCCAGCGTGACGGGCGGCGCCCCGCCGAGGGAGCAGCTCGCGGCGCCGCTGCAGTCGCCCGTGGCGCACGAGAGCCGGGAGGGggaggacggggacggggacggcgacggcgacgcgacGCAGCCCGTGCGCGCCCAGAGGCGGCCCGACCAGCCTGCCGGGGCCGGGAACGAGACTGTGGCGTCGGGCGACAGCTCGAAGCCCCCGCCCCCGACGGCCGCCGCGCTGTTCCCGGACAATGTGGCCGGCCAGATCGTCTGGGTGCAGTTGTTGTGCAGCGTGAACACCGTCGTGCCGGCTGCCTCGGCACCAAACTTCGCCTGTAACCAAATTGCCCCTGCATATATGCAGACATCAGCACGAGCGCTACCTATGGCATTTTGCAGTATGAATACAGCACATGAATTTGCGAATGTACCGGCAAGGAGTAGAAGGCTTGCAAATCGAATGGCTCCCATGGAAACGGGCTGATCGGAGCTAGGACTCGCCGAGAAGAAGAATCAGCAATGACAGTCGTGGACAATGTATGATGGAACTAGCTGCAGCTGGAAGAGGAATGTGCAAGCAGTAAATCTGATTTTGTATATATAGCAGGCGTGTACTTCTGTTGATCTGGGTAACTGGACGCAAGGGAGATGGCGATTAGGTGGGAACCCCGGCGGAAACGTCGGAGTTCGTTGAGAATCGGGAGGAAGGCACGGCCAGCGCGCAAGCGCCGTGGTCGTGGAGACGTGGGCAGTGGGCACCTCATGTACgccttaggctgtgtttagttcgtgaattttgggaatttggctatcgtagcattttcgtttttatttggtaattattgttcaatcatggattaattagactcaaaacgttcgtctcgtaattttcaatcaaactgtgcaattagtttttttcgtctacatttaatgctccatgcacgtatcgcaagattcgatgtgataactacatgtgacaaaaaaaaaatggaaatCGTTGAAGAAAAGTGGGGGCGGAAAAGAAAGGGAGCCGAAAACAGCCTGTGGATAATGGGCTCCTGACCATCCTATTGGGTCAAACAAAGCTCAGTAAGCCTAGCACGAGATGGGCGGGAACAGCAGCCTGCTCGCGGTTGGCCCAATCGTCCTGGTTTGGCAGGCCGTTTATCCATGGCTGTCGCCCCCCGGTGAGACACTTGACCGGCCCTTGTCCCCTCAAAACAAAAAAAGACCGGCCCCTGCAGCTCCTGGCCGCACCGGCTAATTGCCGTAATTCTGGGCCGAATTCCTTATCGGTCTTTAGTACACAAATCtctttataaaaaaaaactaaatacacatcatgtttacattaaaAAAAACTATGTACATAACTAGGAAAACCAGAATGACTTATAAGTTAGAACGAAGAGCTATTTTTTATTAGAGATTCAGCCATTAGCTGGAAGATGCTATACTTGCACTCTACTACCTCCATCCTAAAAAAAATCAATTTTAACTTTAGACTGAGTCAAACTTTCTTTAAAGCTGCTTGTTTCCTTCGCTAAGCACTATTATGCCTTGCCGAGTGAGGACGGAAAGCGATGGTATATGTTTGGTTCTCTCGCCTAAAATCTCAATGATTGTATGAGCAAATTTTGGCTGGCTTTCATGGGGAAGCCAAATCTGCTCGCCTGAGCGAGCTTCTCGTTGCTCGCACCGACGTAGTAGGAAAGCTGAGGTGATGCACCGCCAAGAACAACCAAGCAACCCCTTAGTTTAagtaagtttataaaaaatattattaatacTTATGAGTCATGACTCTAGGTATACTATTAAAATATATTCCATGATTAATATGATAATACTTATTTGGAAATTATAaaatttctatatttttttacaTATTTacttaaatttaaattttttttaaaaaaataaacttataattgtttcataacttttttttaaaaaaagatgaATTTATAATTTTACGGAAGGACACTACCAACTCCTAAATCCTTCACTGCATCACTGGTGCTTAAAACGCGTTATCACTCCTTTTATGGAAGAATCATGACAATTGTACTTTCCTCCGTTGTTCCTTGTGAGTTTCCCAAACTGAAGATGACAAATGGTAGCTCAACCCTGGATTTCAAATTTGCACACATACTACTAGTATCATTTGTCATCTTCAGTTTGGAAACTAGTACGTAAAGACTGAGAGATACTTGTACACTAGAGGTTGAACATGAACTATCGTACAATGCAAAATCAGTGTCCAAGTAAAGTAAAGTAGTGTACAATGCAAGTTTACAGCCAAGGAACTAGCAGCTACTTACAAAATTATCTGTTAAACGAAGTTTTGTTTTCATTTTATCGAGCTGACACCGAGCTGGCCATCCGAATGTTGTCGTCCGAATTGGGTTGCCACATCTTCTCGAATCCGTCGGCCACTGACAACGGCTGCACCAGCACGGAGAGGCTGAACACGACCTCGGTCATGTTCGGCCGCCTCGCCGCGTCGTCCTCGGTGCAGGCCCTCGCCATGGCAGCCAGACTAAGAGCCGCGTCCATGTGGTACTCGCTTCCCAGAGCGAGGTCCATCCACTTGGTCAGCTTCGCCTCCCTCTTGTCGCCGGCGTCCAGCACGCCACGGATCTCCCTCCACAGCATGCCGATCTCCGAGCCGACGCGCGCCTCCATCGCCCTCCTGCCGGACAGGAGCTCCAGGAGCAGCAGCCCGAAGGCGAACACGTCGGAGCTCGTCGCGGCGGCGTCGGCCGTGGCTGGCTTGGCCAGGGAGAAGCTTGATATCTTGGCCCTGAAATCCGCCGTCAGGAGGATGTTCCGCGCGCGGATGTCGCCGTGCACCATGCTCGGCTGCGTGTGCTCGTGCATGTAGAGTAAGCCGTTGGCGACGTCCAGTGCGATGCTCAGCCTCTGG
It encodes:
- the LOC136503489 gene encoding pathogenesis-related thaumatin-like protein 3.5, which encodes MGAIRFASLLLLAGAIWLQAKFGAEAAGTTVFTLHNNCTQTIWPATLSGNSAAAVGGGGFELSPDATVSFPAPAGWSGRLWARTGCVASPSPSPSPSSPSRLSCATGDCSGAASCSLGGAPPVTLAEFTLGGADGKDFYDVSLVDGYNVGVGVAATGARVNHATCGYAGCVGDVNALCPPELQMSGTNKAAAGGGGKGEGAPTVACRSACEAFGTAEYCCTGAHGGPSTCGPTKYSRLFKAACPAAYSYAYDDLTSTFTCGTGAQYLVTFCPGHQ